One Setaria italica strain Yugu1 chromosome II, Setaria_italica_v2.0, whole genome shotgun sequence DNA segment encodes these proteins:
- the LOC101774419 gene encoding LOW QUALITY PROTEIN: peroxisomal biogenesis factor 6-like (The sequence of the model RefSeq protein was modified relative to this genomic sequence to represent the inferred CDS: inserted 1 base in 1 codon; deleted 1 base in 1 codon) has product MEEQSYCTSEENVPFGRHQLLKDDLKKATINSSDISESFDNFPYYLSENTKNVLLSSAYVNLCCKESAKFTKGISSLCRRVLLSGPAGSEIYQELLVKALTKSFDAKLIIIDYSLLSGGQPSKSKDESYKKGDRVRYIGPQRSSGFLEGQRAPDYGSQGEVRLPFEENGSSKVGVRFDKQIPGGIDLGGNCELDHGLFCSVDSLCLDGPGWEDRAKHPFDVVFEFASEESQNEPLILFLKDVEKMCGHNYTYHGLKKKLESFPAGVFIIGSQIQTDTRKDKSNSGSPWLKFPYSQAAILDLAFQDSFGRVSEKNKEALKMSKHLTKLFPNKVTIETPQDESELTRWKQLLDRDIEILKXKANVLKIQSFLTRHSMDCTDVESVVCVKDRILTSECVDKIVGYALSHHLKDRTIQTPGKDVRVVLSGESLKHGVDMLDSIHFPKKKSTKKSLKDVVTENEFEKRLLTDVIPPDEIGVTFEDIGALENVKETLKELVMLPLQRPELFCKGQLMKPCKGILLFGPPGTGKTMLAKAVATEAGANFINISMSSIASKWFGEGEKYVKAVFSLASKISPSVIFVDEVDGMLGRRENPGEHEAMRKMKNEFMVNWDGLRTKDKERVLVLAATNRPFDLDEAVVRRLPRRLMVNLPDAPNRKKILGVILAKEDLGDDVDLDALANLTDGYSGSDLKNLCITAAHCPIREILEREKKERILAEAENRPAPPQCSSSDVRSLKYSDFKHAHEQVCASISSDSNNMNELVQWNDLYGEGGSRQKTSLSYFM; this is encoded by the exons ATGGAGGAACAGAGCTACTGCACTTCTGAAGAAAATGTGCCATTTGGTCGACATCAACTTTTAAAGGATGATCTGAAGAAGGCGACTATAAATTCAAGTGACATATCAGAGTCATTCGATAATTTTCCATATTATCTTAG TGAGAATACAAAAAATGTTCTCCTGTCATCAGCATATGTAAACCTATGTTGTAAGGAATCCGCAAAGTTTACAAAGGGTATATCTTCTCTTTGTAGAAGGGTACTATTATCTGGTCCAGCAG GGTCCGAGATCTACCAAGAATTGTTGGTGAAAGCGCTGACCAAATCCTTTGATGCTAAACTGATCATCATAGATTATTCCTTACTGTCTGGT GGACAGCCTTCAAAATCAAAGGATGAGTCATACAAAAAAG gTGATAGGGTGAGATACATTGGCCCTCAACGATCCTCAGGGTTCCTTGAGGGACAGAG AGCCCCAGATTATGGTTCACAAGGTGAAGTGAGGCTTCCTTTTGAGGAAAATGGATCCTCAAAAGTTGGAGTCAGATTTGATAAACAGATCCCTGGGGGCATTGATCTTGGTGGCAACTGTGAGCTTGACCATGGTTTATTCTGTTCAG TTGATTCTCTATGCCTCGATGGTCCAGGATGGGAAGATAGAGCAAAACATCCATTTGATGTTGTGTTTGAG TTTGCCTCTGAAGAAAGTCAAAATGAGCCTCTAATCTTATTTCTTAAGGATGTTGAGAAAATGTGTGGACATAATTATACCTACCATGGTCTAAAGAAAAAGCTTGAAAGTTTCCCAGCTGGAGTTTTTATTATTGGATCCCAGATTCAGACGGACACTCGGAAAGATAAG TCAAACAGTGGGTCTCCTTGGCTCAAGTTTCCTTACAGCCAAGCAGCAATACTTGACCTAGCATTCCAG GATAGCTTTGGCCGTGTGagtgaaaaaaataaagaagctCTGAAGATGTCAAAGCATTTAACTAAACTTTTCCCAAATAAAGTGACAATAGAAACACCGCAG GATGAATCAGAGCTCACCCGGTGGAAACAGCTATTG GATCGTGACATTGAAATTCTTA GCAAGGCTAATGTTTTGAAAATCCAGTCT TTCCTAACCCGCCATAGTATGGATTGTACTGATGTAGAATCAGTGGTTTGTGTGAAGGATCGTATTCTTACAAGCGAAT GTGTTGATAAAATAGTTGGTTATGCTTTGAGTCATCATCTCAAGGATCGAACCATTCAAACTCCTGGAAAGGATGTGAGAGTTGTTCTATCCGGTGAAAG CCTTAAGCATGGAGTTGATATGTTGGACAGTATCCACTTTCCTAAGAAGAAGAGCACAAAGAAATCACTCAAG GATGTCGTCACAGAGAATGAATTTGAAAAACGGCTACTTACTGATGTGATCCCTCCAGATGAGATTGGTGTTACCTTTGAGGACATCGGAGCACTAGAAAATGTCAAGGAAACTTTGAAGGAGTTAGTTATGCTTCCTTTGCAAAGACCTGAGTTGTTCTGCAAAGGACAACTTATGAAG CCATGTAAGGGGATATTGCTTTTTGGTCCACCCGGCACAGGAAAGACCATGCTTGCTAAAGCTGTTGCAACAGAGGCTGGTGCTAATTTTATCAACATATCAATGTCAAGCATTGCTTCGAAG TGGTTTGGAGAGGGGGAAAAATATGTGAAAGCAGTGTTTTCACTTGCAAGCAAAATTTCTCCTAGTGTTATTTTTGTGGATGAG GTTGATGGCATGCTGGGAAGACGTGAGAACCCAGGGGAACATGAAGCCATGCGGAAGATGAAAAATGAGTTTATGGTGAACTGGGATGGTCTGAGAACAAAAGACAAAGAACGTGTTTTAGTACTTGCTGCTACTAATAGGCCATTTGATCTTGATGAGGCTGTTGTCAGGAGGCTCCCCAGGAG GTTGATGGTGAACTTGCCAGATGCACCCAATAGAAAAAAGATTCTTGGTGTAATATTAGCCAAAGAAGATTTGGGTGATGATGTAGATCTGGACGCACTAGCTAACCTTACCGATGGATATTCAGGCAGTGATCTGAAG AACCTGTGTATTACTGCTGCACATTGTCCCATAAGGGAAATTCTTGAAAGGGAGAAAAAG GAGAGAATCTTAGCAGAAGCAGAAAATAGGCCAGCACCACCTCAGTGTTCTAGCAGTGATGTTCGTTCCCTGAAGTATAGTGATTTCAAACACGCACATGAGCAG GTTTGTGCGAGTATATCATCGGATTCGAACAATATGAACGAGCTTGTCCAATGGAACGACCTCTACGGAGAAGGCGGGTCGAGGCAGAAGACATCGCTCAGCTACTTCATGTAG
- the LOC101774019 gene encoding protein LURP-one-related 11 → MAPRVHSSPSSSPPATCAGEQKKVFTVWMKSLVLNGHGCTVYDSGGGIVYRVDNYGSRCSGSVCLMDLDGSVVLNVVKKKLAFGRWEGYKWRGQKQEPRPWFTVTRPVIRPFQWSHGRPASSSSCEFRCDTTGRVMRYTIADECRAGSGKQGCRIVDEASGLVVAEVKRKVTASGVALGEDVLSLVVEPGTDLSLVVGLVLVYGLMNRTM, encoded by the exons ATGGCGCCGCGGGTGCACTCCTCTCCATCatcatcgccgccggcgacgtgcgCGGGTGAGCAGAAGAAGGTGTTCACCGTGTGGATGAAGTCGCTGGTGCTCAACGGCCACGGCTGCACCGTGTacgactccggcggcggcatcgtCTACCGCGTCGACAACTACGGGTCCAGGTGCAGCGGCAGCGTCTGCCTCATGGACCTCGACGGCTCGGTCGTCCTAAACGTTGTTAAAAAG AAGCTCGCGTTTGGCCGATGGGAGGGGTACAAATGGCGAGGCCAGAAGCAAGAGCCGAGGCCATGGTTCACGGTTACACGCCCGGTCATCAGACCGTTCCAGTGGAGCCACGGCcgcccggcgtcgtcgtcgtcgtgcgaGTTCCGGTGCGACACCACCGGCCGCGTCATGCGGTACACGATCGCCGACGAGTGCCGCGCCGGGAGCGGGAAGCAGGGGTGCCGGATCGTCGACGAGGCCAGCGGACTCGTCGTCGCGGAGGTGAAGAGGAAGGTGACGGCGAGCGGGGTGGCGCTAGGGGAAGACGTGCTCTCCCTGGTGGTGGAGCCTGGTACTGACCTTTCGCTCGTTGTGGGGCTAGTGCTCGTGTACGGGCTCATGAATCGCACCATGTGA